The Xenopus laevis strain J_2021 chromosome 5L, Xenopus_laevis_v10.1, whole genome shotgun sequence genome has a segment encoding these proteins:
- the LOC121393846 gene encoding palmitoyltransferase ZDHHC20-A-like — protein sequence MSNEEKDTKITINEKEEEEYQRSCMRKISRIVVLILIGLLATCYYIFVVELCIFTVQLLEAKVTFLVIFHLLFLLCVWCYLRTVMMPPVVPPEKFRPSETDKQLYLSDERPQVLQEILIRMAKDLHIKKAVRYCTTCHVIKPDRCHHCPVCNVCILKLDHHCGFLNNCVGFSNYKFFLLAVMYGVLLCIFTSAVSLYCSILFWTHQLPNSSSKVPIIVLFSLTTFFAIMLFRLFLDHFELALRNITDREDSDNTEEFNPYNLGFSKNLREVFGNEKKYWFLPIFSSLGDGFSFPMGEATMDIEKNAANVPKPVSENQN from the coding sequence ATGTCAAATGAAGAGAAAGATACTAAGATaacaattaatgaaaaagaagaagaggaataTCAGCGTTCCTGCATGAGGAAGATCTCCCGGATCGTGGTTCTAATTTTGATTGGACTCCTTGCTACCTGctattatatatttgtggtgGAGCTGTGCATATTCACTGTACAGTTATTAGAGGCAAAGGTGACTTTCCTGGTGATTTTCCACCTTTTGTTTCTCCTGTGCGTGTGGTGCTATCTCCGGACTGTTATGATGCCTCCCGTTGTCCCTCCTGAAAAATTCCGCCCATCGGAGACTGACAAGCAGCTGTACCTGAGTGATGAGAGGCCACAAGTGCTGCAGGAGATCCTCATTCGTATGGCTAAAGACTTGCATATTAAGAAGGCTGTAAGGTACTGTACCACATGCCATGTGATAAAGCCAGACAGGTGCCACCATTGCCCAGTGTGTAACGTCTGTATACTGAAACTGGATCATCACTGCGGATTTCTAAACAACTGTGTGGGATTCTCCAACTACAAGTTCTTCCTCCTCGCTGTGATGTATGGAGTGCTATTGTGCATATTCACTAGCGCAGTGTCGCTTTATTGCTCCATACTATTCTGGACTCATCAGCTGCCCAACAGCTCATCCAAAGTCCCTATCATTGTGCTGTTCAGCCTGACCACATTCTTCGCTATAATGCTATTCCGACTTTTCCTCGATCATTTCGAACTGGCTCTAAGGAATATAACTGATCGGGAGGACAGTGATAACACAGAGGAGTTTAATCCCTATAACTTGGGCTTCAGCAAGAATCTGAGAGAAGTGTTTGGCAATGAAAAGAAATACTGGTTCCTCCCAATCTTCAGCAGCTTAGGAGATGGCTTCTCATTCCCAATGGGTGAGGCCACAATGGACATAGAGAAAAATGCTGCTAATGTTCCCAAACCTGTTAGTGAGAACCAGAACTGA